Within the Nitrospinota bacterium genome, the region GGATGCCGCCGCCGGTGATATTAAGAGGCATGTTCCCGCCGCAGTGTGCACAACAAAGACCTATATAGGCCTGAGATAAAGGCACAAAAATCAAAAGGAAAGCATTAGCAATTAGCAGTGACAATAGATTTTTTTTCAACATACATTTCCTTAAATTGATCAAACTGTCGCGAGCAGTTTCATTCATTCTGAAGTTTCCGCAAGGTGATCCATGCAACTGAATCTGAAAGTTTGACGCAGGCTCTGGATTTTGAAAAGAGACCAATCAAACGATTTTGCGGGTTTAAATAATTAAACGGAGAATGAGCAACTAAGACCGGGGGGGATGGTCGATTCGATCGGAAAATAGCGGTTGAAAAAAGTTGGAGGAAACAAAAATATTTTCAGTGTTTTTAAAGTCAGGAATGATAAAGTCCACTGCAATTAAAACATTATTTTTGCTGAAATTCAGCGTTGCAGGAACCGCCGCATTGGGGCTCCCACCACAATCCGCCGCAATGCGGACTTCTTTTTTATTGTCCCGGGCGTTGCGATGCGGACAAACCTGACCATTGAGGTGACGTTTTTCTAGAGGACAGTGCAGGGACTGGTTTTTCGATTCTGCATTAAAAGGGGAATCGAAAATTTCCTCATGGTGGTCATGAGAAACGGAGGCATTGACGCCCGAAACCCCAAGCAGGAGAAACAAAATGAGTGCCAATATAATTTTTATAGACTTTCTCACTATCAATAACCAAAAAAATAAAAAACGCGCTGCCTACCAAGGTATGACTCATCATATCCAAGGTTTCAATTACCATCAAGGATAAAGATCCCGTCCCAAAGGGAAATATTCCCAAAGATACAATTTATAATTTTACTCATTTATTTTCAGCAGGTTAAACAAAGCTCACCCCCTACCCTATTGTTTTGATTGAGGCCATTTGCTATCATTTTTTATCATGAAACCCACATCAAGACAATCAGCGCTGTTGCAGGAGTTAAAAAACTACCTGCTTTTTTTAAAAGACTATGGATACACCGAGATCCCCCAACAAATCGAGCTGAATATGGCCTCCTCAAAAAAACCGGTAAAAGCGGTGAAACCGGATACCCAAGTCCCTGCAAAACCGGTCGTAACGACCCCGGCTTCAGTTGTCGGCAGTCTGCTGGAAAATGTTCGAGCGGAATTGGGCGATTGCACCAGGTGCAAGTTGAGCGAGGGAAGAAACAACATCGTTTTTGGTTCTGGCAATCCCAACGCCGACCTGGTGTTTGTCGGTGAAGGACCGGGCAAAGATGAGGACGAGCAGGGGTTTCCATTTGTTGGCCGCGCAGGAAAGAAGCTGACGGAAATCATCGAAAAAGGCATGAACCTGAACCGGGAACAAGACACTTACATCTGCAACATCGTCAAATGCCGGCCACCGGGCAACCGGGACCCGGAGAAGGATGAAATCGAAGCCTGCAAACCGTTCCTGTTGAAGCAACTACAGGCAATCAAGCCAAAGGTCATCGTCGCTCTTGGCAAACCGGCCTCCTCGACACTTCTGGGCCGTAGTGTTCCGATCCTTAAGGAACGCGGAACCTGGCACGAATTTGAAGGAATCCCGCTGATGCTGACCTTTCATCCCGCATACCTGCTCCGATTCTATACGTTGGAAAATCGCAAAGCGGTGCTCGACGATATGAAAAAAGTCCTTGAGGCTCTTGGAAAATGATTTCAGCTCAGAATGCCATCGCGCGCTTAACAAAAAATATTGAAAGCGTTATCATTGGGAAATCCGATGCGGTGCAACTGGCGGTGATCACCCTGATGGCCCGAGGGCATCTGCTGATTGAAGACGTTCCGGGGGTCGGCAAAACCTCTCTGGCCCAGGCGCTGGCGAAATCGCTGGATCTGAATTTCCGCCGCATTTAGTTCACCAATGATATTCTACCCACTGACATTACCGGGGTCTCCATTTACGATCAGGAAGAAAAACGGTTTCACTTTCAGAAGGGACCGTTGTTCGCCAATATCGTACTGGCCGATGAGATTAATCGTTCCACGCCGCGAACGCAAAGCGCCCTTCTCGAAGCCATGAATGAAAAACAGGTCTCGGTGGACAACGCCACCTATCCCCTGGACGATCCATTTATGGTGATCGCCACGCAAAATCCAACAGAAAGCTACGGCACATACCCGTTGCCGGAGTCGCAACTGGATCGGTTCATGATGTTCATTTCCATAGGCTATCCCTCCATGGAGGACGAGCGCTGGCTCCTCACCCGCAATCCGTCCCGACAACGAAAGCCGATTGCAAGGCAACTCTGACATTTATATTTTTCATTTGCCGCCGGAAGGGTCGGACGAAAAATCGCTCCTGCCCCAAACAGGATTTTCTGCCGCCCGCCACGGAGATTTATTTTTTCGTTTTCCATCCTGAGCCAGGCGCGAAAGAAATCGACATCCGTTTCATCCCGCAACCCTGACTGAACACTGGGACCGTCGGCCAACCTGGCATCGGCGGTTACTTCATAATCCAGCGCCCAGGTATCCTTTTGCACGGCATTGCCAAGGACGCCCAGACGAAGTTCCGCTTCGCTGTCAAAGTCTTTGTGATTGGGGGGAGATTCAAAAACATAGGAGCTTCCGGCTATGACGCGGCCTTCCACACGCCAGTCAAATGCCCAGGAGGGGTCAGGAAGAAAACCAATTAGAAGAACAACAAGTAATCGGAGTGCCGTCATAGGGAACATCAAAGGGAATCAAGTATTTTGGCAATTCTCTCACAAATGCTTTTCCAATTGAATTCCTTCAAAACCGACTGACGTCCATTTCTACCAAATTCACGTGCTAATTCTGGATTTTCAATCAACGTGGTGATCGGCTTCACCCAGGCTTCCGGTTCCTGAGACTCTACAAGCAACCCCACCTTGTGCGCCTGAAAGAGATCCTCCATCCCGCCAACGGCGTTGCTGACGATGGGTTTTTCACAAGCCATATAGTCATAAATTTTTAGAGGAGAGATTCCCGGTTTGTCGATAAACGACCCCAAACAAATATCGGCGGCGTTAATATAATAAGGCACTTCCTCAAAAGCTTTCTCGCCAAAAAGAGTCACCCGTTCGTTCAGATGGTTATCCGCAACCACTTTTTCAACTGCGGCCCGCTGTTCTCCTTCTCCCACAATCATGAGATGAATATTGGGAAATTTTTTGATCAGCTCCGGCATGGCCAGAACAATCTGTTGCAGACCGTGCCATTTTTTGAGCGACCCGATAAAAATCAGATAAGTGTTTCCGTCATCCAATTGCAACCGTTCCCGGCACATTTTTTGATCCATAGGATGAAAGATATCCTGATTGGCACCGTTGCTCACCGCAAAAAAATGATCCGGCTTCAAATTATATTCTTCGCACAGGATGTCCCTGATTTGCCCGGAGGATGTCACCATTTTATGAGGCATGCGAAAAACGAAATATTCCATCCAGCGCGTGATGAATCGAATCCATTTGGGACTGTCACTGATTTTCAATTCCACCGCAGACAATCCATTGACTTCGATCACATACTTGAAATTCAGAATATACCGCAACCAGGTAACCAACCCTTCCATTTGCTGGTGGCGGGTATAAACAACATCCGGCTTCAACTTACATCCGTAATACAGGAAGTAAAAAAACAGGGATAAATAAAATGAAAAAAAAGTGACCGCAGGTTTCCTTGAAAGACAAGGAACATACACTACGGAAACATTTTCCACGGTTCGAGGAGGTCCCAGGGCGGGAACAAATAGAGTGACTGAATGCCCCATGTTGGCGAATTGGCGGCAAAACTCCAGAACGTGCCGGGCGCTGGCGTCTTCGTATTGGATGTCGATACGGGCGAAATAGAATAACTGCATGCTTTCAAACCACGGCAGGAGGAGAGGAGGATTTACATCTGTTCAGGGAACTGAAAAAATTTACCATCAATCAGGCAGGTTCAGAGGATTCACCGATAATCCTCCATCTTCCCTCTTCCTTTTTCCACACGAGGGTTTTGCGCCGAATATCCGAATACATATCAGACTGATAGCGCTCTATAAAAGAAATTTCGATGGTATTCTCTTTTTCCAACATTTCAAGATCATCGACTTCAATTTTTATCTGATGAATCTTATCCAGGGACTCTCGCTGTATTTGTTGCCAATCGTTAAAAGGTTTCCCTCCGCTTTCAAAGTTCCTGGAATAAAACGAAAAATAGGAATCAAGTTGTTTTTTTTCCCATGCTTTAAGCCAGACCAAAAACTGAGACAAAACCACATCAATAGGACTTCCGGTATTTTCCAGCGCCACCGTTTCAAGTGTTGTCGGCTTTGAAGAGGTTTTCAGGGTGGAGGGATCGGTTTTTACTTTTTTCGTGGCAGTTTTTTTATTCGGGGAAAAAGCAATAGGGGACACAGAACCGCTTTTATCTGCCAATAAAATCAAAGAAGACAGGCCGTGTTTCTCCTTGAGTTCCGCCGCTTGCTGGTCCACCGTTGCTTTAGAGGGATAAGGTCCCATCCGCACCTTGAACCAGGGTTCTCCTTCATCGACAAAAATCATGAAGGGCTTGTATCCCTTTTTCACCAACTTGTCGAAAAACCTTTTGGCGTTGGCCTGAACCTTGAAAGAATTTAACTGCAACTGATATTTAACATCGGCAACACCCGTCCCTGTGGAAGGACTTGCCATAATCACTTTGGAGTCATTTGCTCCCTGCTCCTCGCCCCAGGCAGGCACTCCAATGAGAATAACAACAAAAGCCAGGAGACCTGACAGGGTCTTTGACAACTGTCCTGTAAATATCTCCCCTCTACAAAATTCTCTCTTCAATTGCCGGTTCCTGACGAATTATGCATGAGTTTCAAATAAAACACTTCTCGTTCATGTAAAACAAAAATCAACACTTATCTATTCGGCCCCAGTCTGGCAAATCATTAATTTCTTTTACTTTATTTTTTTGGGAAGGAAAAAAACCAGCCCCTCCTTAACAGGGCCTGGCATGTATGAAGTTACAAAGACTTAAAGCAATTTTTCAAGGTACGAAACCAGTTGATCCGCACCGACCGATGGCGATCGGGCCTGTAAAACACCCTCGCTGTCGATGATCAGCACGGTCGGCATATCCCTTTGTTTATAAGCCTTGTGAACGGTCATTTCCGGATCCAGAAGATAAGGAAATTTTACGGGCTCAGGAAACTTCTTCAAATAGTCCATCACCGCTTTTTCCGAATCCCCGCTGGTGTTGATGCCCAATACCACTAACTTATCGGACTTGATCCGGTCCCGGACCTTATTGAGCTCCAGCGCCTGGTTCATGCAGGGAGCGCAAATATGAAACATCCCCACCAGCACCACCTTGCCTTTAAGCGAATCCAGGGACAGGGGCTCCCCTTTAATGGAATTCAAGGAAAAGTTAGGAGCTTTATCTCCCGGAACAGGAACTCCCGCAAACAATGGACTAGCCGATAACAAAACAAAAAATAGAAAAGTCAGTATCTTACGCATAGAATTAGCCTTGTGAGGGAATAAAAACGCATTTAAAAGACTCTTTCAAAGGAGCCTCTATTTTGCTCATTTCCATTTTAAGTTACGGGAACTTAATATGAAAGCTCAAATATGAGGACATTTATCCCTGGATCCGTGTTTCCGAAAGTTTGCTGTGGATCAAATTCGTTAATCTGCATAAATCTGATTCCCCGTTTATTAAAAGGTCAAAAAAAATTTAGGGATTTGTCCTCTACTTGACATATTCTATTTGTTATTATAAATAAAGGTGCTTCCATAATAATTGATAAATTAAATATTTCTACTATGAAATACCAACAAACCCTCCTCATTCTCATATTGCTTTCGATTCCCGGTCTGGCCTTTTCGGGCTCCATAAAGGGAAAAGTCACATACTCAGCCGAAATCAAACTGCCCAAGACATTGACAACCGGAAAATACAAGAAAGCCTGTGGGCCGGAAGTTCTCAACGAAAAATTACTTGTAAATGATAATGGTTTGATGAATGTGGTGGTTTCGCTGGAGGGCAAAAAACTCGGCGGCAAACCGGGAGAATATCTGCTGGACCAGAAAAACTGCCGCTATGAGCCGCATGTCATCGCCATGATGAAGGATTCCGAACTGAAAATTCGTTCCAGTGATCCCATCAATCATAACCTTCATTCATACTCTTTTGATAACGACCCTGTAAATATCATGTTTTTGCCGAATAAAGACGACTACATCCAGGAGTTTGAAGAACCTGAAATTGTGAAGGTCGAATGCGACCTGCATGGGTGGATGAACGCATGGATCATAGTCACGGACAATTCCTATTTTGATATTTCCCAAAAAGAGGGGACGTTTGAAATTCCAAATGTTCCACCGGGAAAATACACACTCAACGCCTGGCACGAGATTTTGGGAAATAAAAGCCAGAAGGTAACGGTCGCAGAGGGCGTCACAGAGGTCTCTTTTGATTTTTCAGACGTGCCCTCGCAGGCGCCACAAGAATGATTTAGCATTAAATCTCGCAGTATTATTTTTGAAAAAAATTTGTCTGGGGAGCTTCTAAATACAATGAATATGCCAAATATCAATTTCAAATGGGTTCTCACTTTATCCATCCTGTTCCTCACGGTATCTCAGGGCTGGGCCTATCAGGAAGTGGAAGTCAAAAATGGTGGAACCATTCAGGGCAAGACAACGTTAACTGGGGACATGCCGGCTCCGCGAATTTATCACCTTGTTCTGTTTCCCAATATTGATATGTGCGCCGAAGTGGATGCCGACGAAAGTGGAGAGAACCGGGTCCTGGACGATTTTAAAATTTCTCAGGAGGGGGGGTTAAAAGATGTTTTGATTTCCCTGGAACACGTTGAAGCGGGGAAACCATTCGTCAAAGAACCCCTTATGATCCGCTCCGAAAACTGTAAATTCACTCCTGATGTGAATCCGATCCGTCAGGGCGAAGCCTTCAAGGTAGACAATCAGGATGCCGTCATGCACAACAGCCAGGTTTATCAGAAAGAACGAGGCAAAATTCTGTTGAACATCCCCATCCCCGCTGAAGAAGTTTCCGAGGGTAAAATAGAATTTCAAAAAGATTACAAAATCATGCAGATGATCTGTGGAATGCACGAATTCATGCAAACCTGGGGCTATCGGGTGCAAAACCCCTATTACTCCCAAACCAAAATTGACGGAAACTTTAAAATCGACAATATCCCGCCTGGAGATTATGTTGTAACAGCCTGGCATTATTTATTGAAGGTTCAAACAAAAAAAATTCATGTCACGGAAAATTCCGTGATCGATTTAGATTTCGCATTCAATGGCGATAAGGTCATC harbors:
- a CDS encoding SPOR domain-containing protein, producing the protein MSKTLSGLLAFVVILIGVPAWGEEQGANDSKVIMASPSTGTGVADVKYQLQLNSFKVQANAKRFFDKLVKKGYKPFMIFVDEGEPWFKVRMGPYPSKATVDQQAAELKEKHGLSSLILLADKSGSVSPIAFSPNKKTATKKVKTDPSTLKTSSKPTTLETVALENTGSPIDVVLSQFLVWLKAWEKKQLDSYFSFYSRNFESGGKPFNDWQQIQRESLDKIHQIKIEVDDLEMLEKENTIEISFIERYQSDMYSDIRRKTLVWKKEEGRWRIIGESSEPA
- a CDS encoding glycosyltransferase family 4 protein, with protein sequence MQLFYFARIDIQYEDASARHVLEFCRQFANMGHSVTLFVPALGPPRTVENVSVVYVPCLSRKPAVTFFSFYLSLFFYFLYYGCKLKPDVVYTRHQQMEGLVTWLRYILNFKYVIEVNGLSAVELKISDSPKWIRFITRWMEYFVFRMPHKMVTSSGQIRDILCEEYNLKPDHFFAVSNGANQDIFHPMDQKMCRERLQLDDGNTYLIFIGSLKKWHGLQQIVLAMPELIKKFPNIHLMIVGEGEQRAAVEKVVADNHLNERVTLFGEKAFEEVPYYINAADICLGSFIDKPGISPLKIYDYMACEKPIVSNAVGGMEDLFQAHKVGLLVESQEPEAWVKPITTLIENPELAREFGRNGRQSVLKEFNWKSICERIAKILDSL
- a CDS encoding TlpA disulfide reductase family protein; translated protein: MRKILTFLFFVLLSASPLFAGVPVPGDKAPNFSLNSIKGEPLSLDSLKGKVVLVGMFHICAPCMNQALELNKVRDRIKSDKLVVLGINTSGDSEKAVMDYLKKFPEPVKFPYLLDPEMTVHKAYKQRDMPTVLIIDSEGVLQARSPSVGADQLVSYLEKLL
- a CDS encoding uracil-DNA glycosylase; protein product: MKPTSRQSALLQELKNYLLFLKDYGYTEIPQQIELNMASSKKPVKAVKPDTQVPAKPVVTTPASVVGSLLENVRAELGDCTRCKLSEGRNNIVFGSGNPNADLVFVGEGPGKDEDEQGFPFVGRAGKKLTEIIEKGMNLNREQDTYICNIVKCRPPGNRDPEKDEIEACKPFLLKQLQAIKPKVIVALGKPASSTLLGRSVPILKERGTWHEFEGIPLMLTFHPAYLLRFYTLENRKAVLDDMKKVLEALGK